One genomic window of Indioceanicola profundi includes the following:
- the acpS gene encoding holo-ACP synthase: MIIGIGSDLCDVRRIQRSIERFGDRFLDRVYTETERRKADRRGDDGPHSPRTATYAKRFAAKEACAKALGTGFRDGVFFRDMGVVNLPSGQPTLHLTGGALERLRRITPPGMEARIHLSMTDELPLAMAYVIIDAVPSGTADPSTGGPHR; this comes from the coding sequence ATGATCATCGGAATCGGCAGCGATCTCTGCGACGTGCGCCGCATCCAGCGGTCCATCGAGCGGTTCGGGGACAGGTTCCTGGATCGCGTCTATACCGAAACCGAGCGGCGCAAGGCGGACCGGCGCGGCGATGACGGGCCGCACAGCCCGCGCACGGCCACCTACGCCAAGCGGTTCGCCGCCAAGGAGGCCTGCGCCAAGGCGTTGGGCACCGGATTCCGCGACGGGGTATTCTTCCGCGACATGGGTGTCGTGAACCTGCCCAGCGGCCAGCCGACCCTGCACCTCACCGGCGGGGCGCTGGAACGGCTGCGGCGGATTACCCCGCCGGGCATGGAAGCGCGCATCCATCTGTCGATGACGGATGAACTCCCGCTCGCCATGGCGTATGTCATCATCGACGCGGTGCCTTCCGGCACTGCCGACCCCTCCACCGGCGGCCCACACCGCTGA
- a CDS encoding pyridoxine 5'-phosphate synthase, whose amino-acid sequence MNRPLRLGVNIDHVATVRNARGGPHPDPVRAALLAAEAGADGITAHLREDRRHIIDSDISRLMEQIGLPLNLEIAATEEMLAIALRHRPHAVCIVPERREERTTEGGLDAMGQRDHLRRYVEELGAAGIRVSLFIAPDPEQLDAAISLGAPVVELHTGSYADAEDPAAVKAELDRLEAAAAYAETIGLECHAGHGLRFDNVMPVASIPTVVELNIGHFLIGEAIFTGLDGSIRQMRALMDRARMAESRPV is encoded by the coding sequence GTGAACCGTCCCCTGCGCCTTGGCGTCAATATCGACCATGTGGCCACCGTCCGGAATGCCCGCGGCGGACCGCATCCGGACCCGGTGCGTGCGGCGCTGCTGGCGGCGGAGGCTGGTGCCGACGGGATCACCGCGCATTTGCGCGAGGACCGGCGCCACATCATCGACAGCGACATCAGCCGCCTGATGGAGCAGATCGGACTTCCGCTGAATCTGGAGATAGCGGCGACGGAGGAGATGCTGGCCATCGCGCTGCGCCACCGACCGCACGCCGTCTGCATCGTGCCGGAACGGCGGGAGGAGCGGACGACCGAGGGCGGGCTGGATGCGATGGGCCAGCGCGACCACCTGCGGCGCTATGTGGAGGAGCTGGGGGCCGCCGGCATCCGGGTCTCCCTGTTCATCGCCCCCGATCCCGAACAACTGGATGCCGCCATCTCCTTGGGCGCGCCTGTCGTCGAGCTGCATACCGGCTCCTATGCCGATGCGGAGGACCCGGCGGCGGTGAAGGCCGAGCTGGACCGGCTGGAGGCCGCCGCGGCCTATGCGGAGACCATCGGGCTGGAGTGCCATGCCGGTCATGGATTGCGCTTCGACAATGTCATGCCGGTTGCCTCCATTCCCACGGTCGTGGAGCTGAATATCGGCCATTTCCTGATAGGAGAGGCGATCTTTACCGGTCTTGACGGGTCCATCCGGCAGATGCGGGCGTTGATGGACCGGGCACGCATGGCGGAGAGCAGACCGGTATGA
- a CDS encoding RelA/SpoT family protein — MIRQYELVERVRAYDPQADEDALNRAYVFSLKAHGSQKRANGDPYFSHPLEVAGLLTGLKLDTSSIVTALLHDTVEDTVTTIEEIQRIFGPEVARLVDGVTKLSRIELQNIEQQTDQAKQAENFRKLVLAMSEDIRVLLVKLADRLHNMQTLGYLTKPEKRRRIARETLEIYAPLAERIGIQRWKDELEELSFKELNPDAYSSIWKRLEGLEETGAGRVDRIIAELKETVAAGGLPEAQISGRRKSPYSIWRKMQMKNVAFEQLSDVMAFRIVVENIEQCYQALGTIHAHYPVVPGRFKDYISTPKPNGYRSIHTTVIGPERQRIEVQIRTREMHEVADVGVAAHWSYKARQPGGQVVTEGRQYRWLRELLDILEHASRPEEFLEHTKLELFQDQVFCFTPKGDLIALPRGATPVDFAYAVHSQVGDTCVGAKINSRMVPLRAPLSNGDQVEILTSKNSTPSPDWENFVVTGKARARIRRFIRSKERSEHMKLGRGLLERIFKQEGYEYSDKALDGVIKIHQQPTAEDLLAAIGAGTAGARDVFNTIFPGHRTQQTTPVEDKIVPTPKVKPRKSGMPALPIRGLIPGMAVHYARCCHPLPGDRIVGIVTTGKGVTIHTIDCETLESFHDSPERWIDVSWDPEAEGEDSVGRLNVVVQNEPGALGTISTVIGKNGGNITNLKFTSRSTDFFEMLIDIDVHDVKHLTNIMAALRATPVINSVDRARGR; from the coding sequence ATGATCCGTCAGTACGAACTGGTTGAGCGCGTCAGGGCCTACGATCCGCAGGCGGACGAGGACGCGCTCAACCGCGCCTACGTCTTTTCCCTGAAGGCGCATGGATCGCAGAAGCGCGCCAATGGCGATCCCTATTTTTCCCACCCGCTGGAAGTCGCCGGTCTTCTGACCGGCCTGAAGCTCGACACCTCCTCCATCGTCACGGCGCTTCTCCACGACACGGTGGAGGATACGGTCACCACGATCGAGGAAATCCAGCGCATCTTCGGGCCCGAGGTGGCGCGGCTCGTCGACGGCGTCACCAAACTTTCCCGCATCGAGCTGCAGAATATCGAGCAGCAGACCGATCAGGCTAAGCAGGCGGAGAATTTCCGCAAGCTGGTGCTGGCCATGTCGGAGGACATCCGTGTCCTTCTGGTGAAGCTGGCCGACCGGCTGCACAATATGCAGACCCTTGGTTATCTGACCAAGCCTGAGAAGCGCCGCCGCATCGCTCGTGAGACCCTGGAAATCTATGCGCCGTTGGCTGAGCGCATCGGCATCCAGCGCTGGAAGGACGAGTTGGAGGAGCTGTCCTTCAAGGAGCTGAACCCGGACGCCTACAGCTCAATCTGGAAGCGGCTGGAAGGGCTGGAGGAAACGGGCGCCGGCCGGGTCGACCGCATCATCGCCGAGTTGAAGGAGACTGTGGCCGCAGGCGGGCTGCCCGAGGCGCAGATCTCCGGGCGGCGGAAGTCGCCCTATTCGATCTGGCGCAAGATGCAGATGAAGAACGTGGCGTTCGAGCAGCTCTCGGACGTTATGGCCTTCCGCATCGTCGTGGAGAATATCGAGCAGTGCTATCAGGCGCTGGGCACCATCCACGCGCACTACCCGGTCGTGCCGGGCCGGTTCAAGGACTACATCTCCACGCCGAAGCCCAACGGCTACCGCTCCATCCACACCACGGTGATCGGGCCGGAGCGGCAGCGCATCGAAGTGCAGATCCGCACCCGCGAGATGCATGAGGTGGCGGATGTCGGCGTGGCCGCCCACTGGTCCTACAAGGCGCGCCAGCCCGGCGGGCAGGTGGTGACCGAGGGGCGGCAGTACCGGTGGCTGCGTGAGCTTCTGGACATTCTCGAGCATGCCAGCCGGCCCGAGGAGTTCCTTGAACATACCAAGCTGGAGCTGTTCCAGGACCAGGTATTCTGCTTCACGCCCAAAGGCGACCTGATCGCCCTGCCGCGCGGTGCTACTCCGGTCGACTTCGCCTACGCCGTCCACTCCCAGGTCGGCGACACCTGTGTCGGCGCCAAGATCAACAGCCGGATGGTCCCGTTGCGGGCGCCGCTGTCCAACGGCGACCAGGTGGAAATCCTCACCTCCAAGAACTCCACCCCGTCGCCGGACTGGGAAAACTTCGTCGTCACCGGCAAGGCGCGGGCCCGCATCCGCCGCTTCATCCGCTCCAAGGAGCGGAGCGAGCATATGAAGCTCGGCCGCGGTCTGCTGGAGCGCATCTTCAAGCAGGAAGGCTACGAATATTCCGACAAGGCGCTGGACGGGGTCATCAAGATCCACCAGCAGCCCACGGCGGAAGACCTGCTGGCGGCGATCGGCGCGGGCACCGCGGGCGCGCGCGACGTCTTCAACACCATCTTCCCAGGCCACAGGACACAGCAGACCACGCCGGTCGAGGACAAGATTGTCCCGACGCCGAAGGTCAAGCCACGCAAGTCCGGCATGCCGGCGCTGCCGATCCGTGGCCTGATCCCCGGCATGGCGGTGCATTACGCCCGCTGCTGCCACCCGCTGCCCGGCGACCGCATTGTCGGCATCGTGACCACCGGCAAGGGCGTCACGATCCACACCATCGACTGCGAGACGCTGGAAAGTTTCCACGACAGCCCGGAGCGCTGGATCGACGTGTCCTGGGACCCGGAGGCGGAAGGGGAGGATTCGGTCGGCCGCCTGAACGTGGTTGTGCAGAATGAGCCCGGCGCGCTCGGCACCATTTCCACGGTGATCGGCAAGAACGGCGGCAACATCACGAACCTGAAATTCACCAGCCGCTCGACCGACTTCTTCGAAATGCTGATCGATATCGACGTGCATGATGTCAAGCACCTGACCAACATCATGGCCGCACTCCGCGCCACCCCGGTCATCAATTCGGTGGACCGGGCGCGGGGGCGGTGA
- the rpoZ gene encoding DNA-directed RNA polymerase subunit omega — MARVTVEDCVEKIPNRFELVMVAGQRARDIAAGAPLTVDRDNDKNPVVALREIADETVSLDSLQNALIKGHQRVAEQDEPEEEIVELMAGEGAWSVADQGAGGEDASDFEDEEGEAVIDAAETGEPNFDEDVPVADLADEDNI, encoded by the coding sequence ATGGCCCGCGTTACCGTTGAAGATTGCGTTGAGAAGATCCCGAACCGTTTCGAGCTCGTGATGGTGGCTGGCCAGCGCGCCCGCGACATCGCGGCCGGCGCACCGCTGACGGTTGATCGTGACAACGACAAGAACCCGGTGGTGGCCCTGCGTGAGATCGCCGACGAGACGGTCTCCCTGGACAGTCTCCAGAACGCCCTGATCAAGGGGCACCAGCGCGTCGCCGAGCAGGACGAGCCCGAGGAAGAGATCGTCGAGCTCATGGCCGGCGAGGGGGCCTGGTCCGTGGCCGACCAGGGTGCCGGCGGCGAAGACGCCTCCGACTTCGAGGATGAGGAAGGAGAGGCCGTCATCGATGCCGCCGAGACCGGTGAGCCGAACTTCGACGAGGATGTTCCGGTGGCCGATCTGGCCGACGAGGACAATATCTGA
- the folK gene encoding 2-amino-4-hydroxy-6-hydroxymethyldihydropteridine diphosphokinase gives MILIGIGSNLGAAGGTTPRETCEAALHALGRAGLQVLRRSRWFETAPVPMSDQPWFVNGVAELSTELTPDALLDVLHRVEADFGRVRRVMNEARVLDLDLLDYDGAVRDAAPVLPHPRLHQRAFVLLPLKDLAPGWRHPRSGKGIDELIKQLDPAQEIRPLGNGTTSPPL, from the coding sequence TTGATCCTGATCGGTATTGGCTCGAACCTCGGCGCTGCCGGCGGCACCACCCCGCGGGAAACCTGCGAGGCGGCTTTGCATGCGCTTGGCAGGGCAGGGCTCCAGGTTCTGCGGCGGTCCCGCTGGTTCGAAACGGCACCCGTGCCCATGTCCGACCAGCCCTGGTTCGTCAATGGGGTGGCGGAGTTGTCGACCGAGCTGACGCCGGATGCGCTGCTGGACGTGCTGCATCGTGTGGAAGCCGATTTCGGACGCGTCCGCCGGGTCATGAACGAAGCCCGGGTGCTGGATTTGGATCTGCTGGACTATGACGGCGCGGTCCGGGACGCGGCGCCCGTTCTTCCGCATCCCCGTCTGCATCAACGGGCGTTCGTGCTGCTGCCGCTGAAGGATCTGGCTCCGGGCTGGCGGCACCCGCGGAGCGGGAAGGGAATCGATGAGCTTATCAAGCAGTTGGACCCGGCGCAGGAGATAAGGCCGTTGGGAAACGGGACGACATCTCCGCCGTTATGA
- a CDS encoding LabA-like NYN domain-containing protein translates to MERKVFYQEERLAIFIDGANLYAAARSLNFDIDYKRLLELFASKGRLVRAFYYTALIEDQEYSPIRPLVDWLDYNGYTMVTKPTKEFTDAAGRRKIKGNMDIELAIDVMEMAEHVDHIMIFSGDGDFRRLVEAVQRKGVRVTVVSTVRSVPPMVADELRRQADNFIELQDLSPQIMRMNSPRYQQGSGPSNYSPQPDHDDMDHGDLDDDLRD, encoded by the coding sequence ATGGAACGCAAGGTATTCTACCAGGAAGAACGGCTGGCCATCTTCATCGACGGGGCCAACCTCTATGCGGCCGCACGGTCACTGAATTTCGACATCGACTACAAGCGCCTGTTGGAGCTGTTCGCGTCCAAGGGACGTCTGGTCCGGGCCTTCTACTACACCGCGCTGATCGAGGACCAGGAATACTCCCCGATCCGACCGCTCGTGGACTGGCTGGACTACAACGGCTACACCATGGTCACCAAGCCGACCAAGGAGTTCACCGACGCGGCGGGTCGGCGCAAGATCAAGGGAAACATGGATATAGAGCTCGCCATCGACGTGATGGAGATGGCGGAGCATGTGGATCATATCATGATCTTCTCCGGCGACGGCGACTTCCGCCGGCTGGTGGAGGCGGTGCAGCGCAAGGGGGTCCGCGTCACGGTGGTCAGCACCGTCCGCTCCGTTCCGCCCATGGTGGCGGATGAGTTGCGCCGGCAGGCGGACAACTTCATCGAGCTACAGGATCTGTCGCCGCAGATCATGCGCATGAACTCCCCCCGCTACCAGCAGGGCAGCGGTCCCTCGAACTATTCCCCGCAGCCGGACCATGACGACATGGACCACGGCGATCTGGACGACGATCTGCGCGACTGA
- a CDS encoding uracil-DNA glycosylase: MDAQPLLVPPRDCPLCPRLAAFRGLNREKFPAYHNAPVPAFGPLTSQLLIVGLAPGLHGANQTGRPFTGDYAGDLLYSTLLEFGFAAGVYERRPDDSLTLLDARITNGARCVPPENKPTPEEVRTCRRFLIDEIGHMPNLRAVVALGLVSHASVVAAFGGTPSRVKFAHGAKHELPGGVTLFDSYHCSRYNTNTGRLTTEMFHDVFRAVRSHLDGR, translated from the coding sequence ATGGACGCCCAGCCGCTGCTGGTTCCCCCGCGCGACTGCCCGCTCTGCCCCCGACTCGCCGCCTTTCGCGGACTGAACCGGGAGAAGTTTCCCGCCTACCATAACGCGCCCGTCCCGGCCTTCGGGCCGCTGACGTCGCAGTTGCTGATCGTCGGCTTGGCACCGGGGCTGCACGGGGCCAACCAGACTGGTCGGCCGTTCACCGGTGACTATGCCGGCGACCTGCTCTATTCCACGCTGCTGGAGTTCGGCTTCGCCGCCGGTGTCTATGAGCGCCGGCCGGACGACAGCCTGACGCTGCTGGACGCCCGCATCACCAACGGCGCCCGCTGCGTGCCGCCGGAGAACAAGCCAACGCCGGAGGAGGTTCGGACCTGCCGCCGCTTCCTGATCGACGAGATCGGGCACATGCCGAACCTCCGGGCCGTTGTGGCGCTGGGGCTGGTCTCCCACGCCTCGGTCGTGGCCGCCTTCGGGGGCACGCCGTCACGGGTCAAGTTCGCCCACGGGGCCAAGCATGAGCTGCCCGGCGGGGTGACGCTGTTCGACAGCTATCACTGCTCCCGCTACAACACGAACACCGGTCGCCTGACGACGGAGATGTTCCATGACGTGTTCCGGGCGGTGAGAAGTCATCTGGACGGGCGGTAG
- the smpB gene encoding SsrA-binding protein SmpB: MARGASANERLAAQNRRARFDYFIEDTLEAGIMLAGTEVKSLRGGKASINEAYAGPQGNELFLFNAYIPEYGQAGTYFQHETKRPRKLLVHRRELNKVLAAITREGMTLIPMSIYFNDRGMAKVELGIAKGKKKGDKRETEKERDWQRDKARLMRAKG, from the coding sequence ATGGCTCGCGGAGCATCCGCGAACGAGCGCCTGGCGGCGCAGAACCGCCGGGCGCGGTTCGACTATTTCATCGAGGACACGCTCGAGGCCGGCATCATGCTGGCCGGCACGGAGGTCAAATCGTTGCGTGGCGGAAAGGCCAGCATCAACGAGGCCTATGCCGGCCCGCAGGGCAACGAGCTGTTCCTGTTCAACGCCTATATCCCCGAATACGGGCAGGCCGGCACCTACTTCCAGCATGAAACCAAACGCCCCCGGAAACTGCTCGTGCACAGGCGCGAGCTGAACAAAGTCCTGGCGGCGATAACGCGTGAGGGGATGACCCTCATCCCGATGTCGATCTACTTCAACGATCGCGGCATGGCCAAGGTCGAGCTCGGCATCGCCAAGGGCAAGAAGAAGGGCGACAAGCGCGAGACGGAGAAGGAGCGCGACTGGCAGCGCGACAAGGCCCGCCTGATGCGGGCCAAGGGCTGA
- the dapA gene encoding 4-hydroxy-tetrahydrodipicolinate synthase has product MFRGSIAALITPFRDGKVDERAFQDFVEWQITEGTHGVVPVGTTGESPTLSHEEHRLIVALTVEVAKGRVPVIAGTGSNSTEEAIGLTRYAKQVGADGALVVTPYYNKPSQEGLYQHYKAIHDAVDLPIIIYNIPGRSVVDMSVQTMARLAKLPNIVGVKDATADLVRPLRTRTEIGPDFVQLSGEDATATAFLAQGGVGCISVTANVAPRLCSRMQDAWTEGDLAEMARIRDLLMPLHNALFAETSPAPVKYAASLLGKSTDEVRLPLVPCTDATRVLVREAMMKAGLLS; this is encoded by the coding sequence ATGTTCAGGGGCTCGATCGCCGCACTCATCACGCCGTTCCGCGACGGCAAGGTGGATGAGCGGGCGTTCCAGGATTTCGTCGAGTGGCAGATCACCGAGGGCACACACGGCGTCGTGCCCGTGGGCACGACGGGCGAGTCCCCCACGCTGTCCCATGAGGAGCATCGGCTCATCGTGGCGCTCACGGTGGAGGTTGCCAAGGGCCGCGTGCCCGTCATCGCCGGCACCGGTTCCAACTCCACGGAGGAGGCCATCGGCCTGACCCGCTATGCCAAGCAGGTCGGCGCCGACGGAGCGCTGGTGGTCACGCCCTACTACAACAAGCCCAGTCAGGAAGGTCTGTACCAGCATTACAAGGCGATCCATGACGCGGTCGACCTTCCCATCATCATCTACAACATCCCCGGCCGCAGCGTCGTGGACATGAGCGTCCAGACCATGGCGCGGCTTGCCAAGCTGCCGAACATCGTCGGCGTCAAGGACGCCACGGCGGACCTGGTCCGGCCGTTGCGCACCCGTACCGAAATCGGACCCGATTTCGTGCAGCTCTCCGGCGAGGATGCCACAGCCACGGCCTTTCTGGCACAGGGGGGAGTGGGGTGCATCTCCGTCACCGCCAACGTGGCACCCCGTCTGTGCTCCCGCATGCAGGATGCCTGGACCGAGGGCGATCTGGCGGAGATGGCCCGCATCCGCGACCTTCTGATGCCGCTGCATAATGCCCTCTTCGCGGAGACCAGCCCCGCCCCGGTGAAGTATGCGGCCAGCCTGCTCGGCAAGTCCACGGACGAAGTCCGGCTGCCGCTGGTGCCCTGCACAGACGCCACCCGAGTCCTGGTCCGTGAGGCCATGATGAAGGCTGGATTGTTAAGCTGA
- a CDS encoding lytic transglycosylase domain-containing protein — protein MRRIASVILLALTLGSPAIAAAEAITAQDVQIYREAFKAAERGNLVEARRLANRARTELPAKVILWMELSGNTASAGWEELRDFIRGNPDWPNQIALRRNAERAMPAGLPPKEVVAWFEQYAPVSTIGFTRQVDALMELRRSDDAIALVRRHYVNGSLGAVEERDFRKRFNSLLRPSDHWARIDRLLWDGDAAGAKRNLSLVDKGRQHVALARIALMNMEGGVDGALRRVPSNLLDDPGLVYERVRWRRKKDLTDGALELLAKAPKNLGRPEAWWTERNILARRLIEKGKWAKAYELASAPGAESGIAFAQAEFLAGWLSLRFLNKPDRALAHFEKLYRGVSSPISRSRGAYWAGRAAEAAGDAQRTRTWYETAASYPSTFYGQLAGEKAGRTPGEGVADITLEKAVITSYSQSELVRLVRLLHRIEGREGRLFELFMRRLMSNAKTAEQYQPLAKLAVELDRRDLAVFTARQAAQDGVLILEDGYPVLEKRLPAGSPEVALVHALIRQESSFDTEAVSSASARGLMQIMPATGQHIARQSGIKHSAEKLTADPDHNVRLGTIYLQGLLDRFGGSYVLAIASYNAGQGRVASWLKEIGDPRSQSTDVIDWIELMPYYETRNYVQRVMENLQVYRVRLDQKRVPISQDLNRGSGGNG, from the coding sequence TTGCGGCGCATTGCATCCGTTATTCTTCTCGCGCTCACCCTCGGCAGCCCCGCCATCGCGGCGGCGGAGGCCATAACCGCGCAGGATGTGCAGATCTATCGGGAAGCCTTCAAGGCGGCCGAGCGTGGAAACCTGGTGGAGGCCCGCCGTCTCGCCAACCGGGCCAGGACGGAACTTCCGGCCAAGGTCATCCTCTGGATGGAGCTTTCCGGCAATACCGCCAGCGCCGGGTGGGAGGAGTTGCGCGACTTCATCCGCGGGAATCCCGACTGGCCGAACCAGATCGCCCTGCGCCGGAATGCGGAACGGGCGATGCCTGCCGGGCTTCCGCCCAAGGAGGTCGTCGCCTGGTTTGAACAGTACGCGCCCGTTAGCACCATCGGCTTCACCCGGCAGGTAGACGCGCTGATGGAGCTTCGGCGCAGCGATGACGCCATTGCGCTGGTTCGTCGCCATTATGTGAACGGCTCCCTCGGGGCGGTGGAGGAGCGTGACTTCCGCAAGCGCTTCAACAGTCTTCTGCGTCCGTCCGACCATTGGGCACGGATCGACCGGCTGCTCTGGGACGGCGACGCCGCCGGCGCCAAGCGCAACCTGTCCCTGGTGGACAAGGGCAGGCAGCATGTGGCGCTGGCGCGAATTGCGCTGATGAACATGGAGGGCGGCGTGGACGGCGCCCTTCGCCGGGTTCCCTCGAACCTGCTGGACGACCCCGGTCTGGTGTATGAGCGCGTCCGCTGGCGGCGCAAGAAGGACCTGACCGATGGCGCGCTGGAACTGCTGGCGAAGGCGCCGAAGAACCTGGGCAGGCCGGAGGCTTGGTGGACCGAGCGCAACATCCTGGCCCGCCGCCTGATCGAGAAGGGGAAGTGGGCCAAGGCCTATGAGCTGGCGTCGGCGCCGGGTGCGGAGAGCGGCATCGCCTTCGCCCAGGCGGAATTCCTGGCGGGCTGGCTGTCCCTGCGCTTCCTGAACAAGCCGGATCGCGCCCTGGCCCATTTCGAGAAGCTGTACCGCGGCGTCAGCTCTCCCATCAGCCGGTCGCGCGGGGCCTATTGGGCCGGCCGCGCGGCTGAGGCGGCGGGAGACGCGCAGCGCACCCGGACCTGGTATGAGACGGCGGCATCGTATCCTTCCACCTTCTACGGCCAATTGGCGGGAGAGAAGGCTGGCCGCACGCCCGGCGAGGGCGTCGCCGATATCACGCTCGAGAAGGCCGTCATCACCAGCTATAGCCAGTCGGAGCTGGTGCGGCTGGTCCGGCTTCTGCATCGGATCGAGGGTCGGGAAGGCAGGCTGTTCGAGCTGTTCATGCGACGGCTGATGAGCAACGCCAAGACGGCGGAACAGTATCAGCCTCTCGCCAAGCTGGCGGTCGAGCTCGACCGCAGGGACCTCGCCGTCTTCACCGCGCGTCAGGCGGCACAGGACGGCGTGCTGATCCTCGAGGACGGCTATCCGGTGCTGGAGAAGAGGCTTCCAGCCGGTTCACCGGAAGTGGCGCTGGTCCATGCCCTGATCCGGCAGGAAAGCAGCTTCGACACGGAGGCGGTGAGCAGCGCCAGCGCCCGCGGCCTGATGCAGATCATGCCGGCAACCGGCCAGCACATCGCCCGGCAGAGCGGCATCAAGCACAGCGCTGAGAAACTGACTGCCGACCCGGACCATAATGTCCGCCTGGGCACCATCTATCTGCAGGGGCTGCTGGACCGGTTCGGCGGGTCGTACGTGCTGGCCATCGCCTCCTACAATGCGGGCCAGGGGCGCGTCGCGAGCTGGCTGAAGGAAATTGGCGATCCCCGCAGCCAGAGCACCGACGTGATCGACTGGATCGAATTGATGCCCTACTACGAAACCCGGAACTATGTGCAGCGGGTCATGGAAAACCTTCAGGTCTACCGTGTACGGCTGGACCAGAAGCGCGTGCCGATCAGCCAGGATCTGAACCGGGGATCAGGTGGGAACGGGTAA
- a CDS encoding haloacid dehalogenase type II has product MIRLVAFDAYGTLLDFTSATARCAAELGDKVSTVSDLWRRKQLEYTWLRSLMGRHASFRQVTLEALEFTLDATGLQDPDLKSRLMALYDRLDPFPEAAAAVQAVRDLGISTAILSNGDPDMLSAGLESAGLDGLLDGVLSVQVAGLYKPHPDVYRLACDHFGVEPAEVAFVSSNGWDAGGAAAFGFHVAWVNRAGAPPERLPARPEIELKDLGGLAGWLGSL; this is encoded by the coding sequence ATGATCAGGCTCGTCGCTTTCGACGCCTATGGCACCTTGTTGGATTTCACCTCCGCCACTGCGCGCTGCGCGGCGGAGCTTGGAGACAAGGTCAGCACTGTCTCCGACCTGTGGCGACGCAAGCAGCTGGAGTACACGTGGCTGCGCAGTCTGATGGGCCGCCACGCAAGCTTCCGTCAGGTGACGCTCGAGGCTCTGGAATTCACGCTTGATGCCACCGGGCTGCAGGATCCGGACCTGAAATCCCGGCTGATGGCCCTCTATGACCGGCTCGACCCGTTTCCCGAAGCCGCGGCCGCGGTGCAAGCGGTGCGCGATCTCGGTATCTCGACGGCGATCCTGTCCAATGGCGATCCGGACATGCTGAGCGCAGGCTTGGAAAGCGCAGGCCTGGACGGACTACTGGATGGCGTCCTGTCGGTTCAGGTCGCAGGGCTCTACAAGCCACACCCCGACGTTTACCGTCTGGCCTGCGACCACTTCGGCGTAGAGCCTGCCGAGGTCGCCTTTGTTTCTTCCAACGGCTGGGATGCCGGCGGGGCAGCTGCCTTCGGCTTCCATGTCGCGTGGGTGAACCGTGCGGGAGCGCCGCCGGAAAGATTGCCGGCCAGGCCTGAAATTGAGCTGAAAGACCTTGGCGGGCTTGCCGGTTGGCTGGGCAGCCTGTAG
- a CDS encoding DUF2934 domain-containing protein — protein MSDLDEQIRQRAYDIWQREGCPEGRHHEHWLQACREVMAETGAAPSEAPEPPPDVVASEKAAAKKPRGRKAAASEEAGDAAPAAAAPEEPAVKPKGKGGRKSAAMDTPAPEAAAADKPKRKTAAATDGKKAGATGAKAASGETGRGRRKQEA, from the coding sequence ATGAGCGATCTGGACGAACAAATCCGGCAGAGAGCGTACGACATCTGGCAGCGCGAGGGCTGCCCTGAGGGTCGCCATCATGAGCATTGGCTCCAGGCCTGCCGCGAAGTGATGGCTGAAACAGGCGCCGCCCCGTCAGAGGCGCCGGAACCGCCGCCCGACGTTGTGGCGTCGGAAAAGGCCGCTGCAAAGAAGCCGCGCGGTCGCAAGGCCGCCGCTTCGGAAGAGGCCGGAGATGCCGCCCCCGCCGCTGCAGCACCGGAGGAACCTGCAGTAAAGCCGAAGGGGAAGGGGGGCCGGAAGTCGGCCGCCATGGATACCCCCGCGCCGGAGGCAGCCGCGGCCGACAAACCGAAGCGGAAGACCGCAGCCGCGACCGACGGAAAGAAAGCCGGCGCGACAGGTGCGAAGGCCGCGTCCGGTGAGACCGGAAGGGGCCGGCGCAAGCAGGAGGCCTGA